tagtcagctttgctatacaacactgggatttagtgagtgttgttgttatagagttgtgatatttgttgctaggggactgtaacattgggacgaagccacaccccaaagttgccgagttctctcagccattccagagctggcagagatgcactgtcagtggtAAATGGGCTGTCTCTTACACCCaaatttttgcctcagggagaaatcactttctcctgtcacttggacttagcatttcaactgtccccaggtcaaaagctttcATAGGAGACTTTTTCTTCCTCATAATCTCAACATAAAGCTCAATGGAAGATTTTTTTCCAAGTTTGCTTTCATAGCTCCCAAGTTAGggaattgaagagtttttctgtctagttgccttacttatttttttctacaagaTCTTACACttctttttcctacactatattactacactataccttatacttattttacacagatagaaattgagaaagggatagaaaatagaaaattttgacagcaGAAAATTTTGCACTGCAGCattggacatccttccagtctgttttccttttctcttggggataaaacccctgcccctcatacatatattacataacactggcatgccacTTTACACTGGCAGTGCTGACTCACACTTttgccaaaaactctgtaataaaactattattttcctttatctttagtccctattactttgtctttagtccctgttcatttgtctttagtcccccacttttttgtttttagtcccccctttttttctatagttcctctttttttgtctttagtcaccccccctttttttcttttttatttagtccCTGTTCGGATGCCCTTCTGTGGGgagtttacccaccaaccccacagttccccagagttttttGAGTGTGAagagcaggaaatattagatagaaggattcatactgcggagataaacagatagaaaataaaggatagcctcgagagggacTGGAACCTTTTCCAtggggccctgactgtctctgccccagggtatttataaaGAGGTCAAGGgggcagagcaaaagacctccccacagcacagccaagtgcagaccatctcagacatctgcactcaggcccctggtcctaatcatcctctctatgaggacctgctgggaaagccacgaggaacctgacaATGGGCTCCCACACAGGTCATCTTTTCAAATCATGAGTGAGTGGTTATTAATTCCTGTAGTTTGTGTGTTTAAGGAAATTCTACTTTCTCCTTTAACCAAGGGCTTATTTGTGGTTGACATACTAATGTAGGTGAGCTGTCTGTCTCCTTGTGTGTTTAAATGGGTTATTCTATGCCTTCTTTGTATTTACAGTTTAAGCTGAGGATTCTATTCTTAATGTAGTGCACTATAATGCatgagaatttttgttttggtgtgtgtgtgtgtgtgtgtgattgtgtgtatatgtgtgtttgtatgtaatcTATGTTGCTTCTCCATGACAATGATAAAGCACTGAGCAAAATCAAATTGGGGCAGGATTGAGTGTCTGTCTGCTTATAATTTATAGCCCATTGTCTAGGCATCCAAGCCAGAGTACAAGGCAggaccttgaggcaggaactggagcagagaccacagaggattGTTGCTTACTGGCATGCTTATTTAGGCTTGCTCAGTGACCATTCTTATATATTTCTAGTCCAACTGTTTTGGTATAGGATTGTCCAACATTGTCTATCAATTATTATTAAAGATCATGCTTCATAGTCATTCCTAGAAGCTCAAGTCAGATAGGCAACTGCtgaattgatttttttgtctttcctcaggactCTGGTTTGTGTTATATTAACAAAATCTCAGTAGGACAGTGTGCATTGGTACTTCAATTGCAGTAGTCAGCATGGCCCCTCAGGTGTGTTCaaagtaatatgaaaatataagcaTTTTTCTGGCCCGTTTGTTTATTATTCTTCATGTTTTGGGGTTTCTGTTAAAACCAGGTTCTGAAAGGTAACAGTGGATAGATTTGTTGATGGAAGAGTACATTGTGGGTGGTCTCTGAGGTATAGTTCCCAGAAATGGATGGGCCTGTATTCATGCTAGTCTTGGGAATGAGATGAATTCAACTGGGACCTTGGAATTGCTATTGGTCTTTAGTACATTTGCTGATCCTTTTGGTTTGTTATGTTCCTTGGAAGCTATGGGAGGCCTTGGTAGTTGTGCACAATTCAATCAAATGGGAACATTGGTGATATAAAGAGGTAAAGCAACCAAGAGAAGCTGACAGAGGGAAAGCCAAGAGAACAGGGCCATCCCTGTTTGTTGAGTAACAGTTTCCTCCACACTGTAACTTTCTTTGTGGTGGTTGAGGATACTATGAGACTCAAAGCAGGTAGATTTCccagttttagaaaaactgaaGTGCAAAGTGCACAGGAATCCTCCTTAAGCTCATAGAAGTTTTAATGCATTACAGGGGAGATACTTTTCACACCTGTCTTGATGGCTTCGAATCCCTAAGAGCACTTAGGGATTTCCTGTTATTTATATGATGCACATGTGAGTTTTTGCTTCCTGCAGCTACATCTAAATCATGGTGCCTAGTGCGAGTAACTCATCCACGATTCACTTTTAAATAACTTTGGTATTTAACAAGTTCATTACTGTTGACTTGGGTAGAATTATTTCTTGCTGTATCAATGGTGTTCTATGTCAGGTGAGAAGACCTTTGTCCCCCCCCACTGTAGGAATAGATATGGTTATGGAGACACACATGTGATAATACTTGTGCTGGCTAAATTTTCAGGAAGAAAACCACATGCCGAGCTCGTGAGCTTCTGAAGTCCATAAATCCGAATAGCTAGAAAACATGCATGTAAAATGTTGACTTCTGAGAGCAAAGTAAACACATGCCATGCTATGTTTAGCAATACACACAGGACAACCTGGGTATATGTTTTCATTAGAGATAATGTGCTGGGGTCAGAGATTGCTTGCTCATTCTGAGCCCTCTCAGTGGCCTGGCTTGTTCAGGAAAAGAGAGTGAGGCACCTGCTTCTTCAGTGTTGTGGTGTGTGTCAGATGTGTGCATAAACTCAAGTGGATGGGCAGACGGTGGCCATGCTCTTGTATTTGTTTCAGTGAGAAGAGGATGGGTTAATGTTACCAGAGTCCTAAGAGATGTTACGATCCACAATGGTGCCATGAGAGTCATGAAAACTAGGAGTTAAAGAGACTTGTCATAGAAGTCTATGATCTAGAATACAAAgacttttttaaattgaatttaattttttaaatttaatttaaaaattaaaaaataaaaaactttttaaatttaatttaattaaaaattaaattaaattaaaaaattttaatttaaaaggacTTCCTATCCATACCTACCCTTGTTGTGAATTCTGTCCTAGTGAGGAATCTGTAGCTCTAAGGGTTGGATCTTTTCCAGCTGTAGAGGACAAGATTTGCCCTCCTTCTTAGAGAATCTGGTTAGTGTGTGACTTTGCAGGAAGCCTGTCCCCTGatagaataggcagtggtaggtCTTTACAGACCCTAGGCACCCTGTTAGGAATCAGTCTTTCCTGGATGGTATCATTATATCCTCCAAGTGCCTGACGATTTGGGACAGCATCTCCAAGAAGAGTAAAAGTAAGTTAAGAATTTGAAAGATGGTATCCTGCATGGGTGGATAGTGGTACTCCCTGAATATTAAGTGCCAGAGGTGGGCTTAAGCCTCAGGATATGTTGGCCAAGAAGGTCCTTAGGTCCTTCCAAATTATGAAAGCTACTTTGATCTTGTTGTAAGTTATGAGCCAGAAGTAGAACAGTGCCAATCTGAGTTGCAGGATATGAAGAAGTCTGACTTGCCCTTAGCTGGAACCCCCTTTCTGATTGCAGGCTGGCTTTCATAGACCAAGCAGGCTCTTCCATCATTTTGGGGGAGAATGCTCAGGAATTGTCCTATTAGGTTGTTGGCTGCCTCCCTCACATAGTAAAATGACTGGTACCGAGAAGGCACATTGGTTAGGTATATTCGCAACAACTCTTCATTTtgatatgtgtgtacatgcacagaaGGGAATTCTTATCTGGTAGTATGATCCACCATAAAATCTCCTGTGAGGGAGGAGGTACTAGGTACCAGTTGGAAGACAATTGCTAATGTTTTGTTCAATGGAGTGTCTGGGTCTCTATATATCCCTTCTGAACCTTGTTTTTGCAGGAGATTAATGTAGTTTCAGGTGCAGATGCAATTGTTACAGTGTGCCTCCTTGCTGGTCTTCCTTTGGCATTTGTTTCTATTGCTGATGGAAAGAGTTGCAATTGTTTCAGCTGCTGAGTCTCAGTGGCCCCTGCTGTGGTGAGATGGTGAAATTGATCATGCACAAAGCAGTCCATCAAAAGCTCAGGGATTGTCCTACAAGTTGGAGCCTAATCGAATTGAGAGCTAGAGCAGTGGGGTAGAATAGAGTAGCATGGCTTTCTATTCCAAAATCAAATGAACATCCCATTGTGATGTCTTAGCTGTGATTACCTCAGATGGATGGAGACCGTAGAAAGTAATTGAACAGATTAATGCAGTGATAGACATGTCTGTGGCTGTGAATCTTAACTgcacatagtagaaggagccaAGGAGAGTCATGATAACTGGACTTGTCATTCTAAATGTTACTTGCATTTGAACACCAGGCCCTGGTAGAAAATGGTCTTTTTGGATGCTAGAGAATAGAAGAAGTGGAGAGTTAACTCAAAGTAGGGGGCTTCCAAGTATTGCTTCCACATGAAACACCTATAAGTTGGTGGGTATAATGTGAAGTATTCTACCTTCTATGAATTTCAGTGTGGAGAGCCTTTAAACACCTTCACCTGGTCTTCCACATATCCCATCCTTATTATTATAAGAAATTGATCATGTTGTTGCTTTGCACATCAGTGTAGATTGCAGCATTTTTCAGAAATATCTATGTTAGGGCCTGATCTTGCTTTCCAGTAACAGAGCAATGGATAGGGAATATGTGATGTCTACACATCATGGAACTCATTTCAGCTAAAATGATGAATGCAGTCAAGGTGATTGCAGGAGAATTCATTTAACTTGAGATAATCATATTGTACCGTGTATGCAGTCCCAGACATATATCTCCTGAGGCTGTCTCTATATATCAATCCTAGATTACACTcacctacatggttccattcATGACATTGGAGGCAATGCTGTGGAGCAGAACAATTGCTAAGATTTGTGTTGAGAGGTAAGGAATGAATAGGTGTAAGTAACTGAGTTTCTGGGCTCAGTATACAATgtaatgttttaagaaaaaacGTGTTCAATGAATAGTACAATGAGAATTAACAGTCACTGAGAAGAATTCCATAAAAGAGCATTTTATTAATTGctttaataagaaaaatgctTCCTGAAATTTACTTAATAAGGATTGTTCTATGAGATACTTAATTTGAAaacataaagattaaaataataatatcaagACTGGAATATATCCATCCAAATGCCTTTCTCTTGTTCCTAAGGTGTAAAGTGAAGCACAGTAGTCTCATGGCAGTGTCCAAGTCTGTAGTtaaagcgagagagagagagagagagagagagagagagagagagaaccagaggcCTCCCTAAGCCATTGCTATTCATCATTCTGTTATTCGAAAATTGTCCCTGTGAGGACCATTGCGTACAGAAGGTGGGATATTTCCATGCTGTCTTTCTTAGCATTTTCTATTTGGGTGCCTCTGGATATAACCTTTATTAGAATGGACAAATGGACAACTACCCTACACAGTAGTTGGGGTTTAGATATTTTTAAGAGAGATACATAATGAAACTCTATGGACAGCTTGAATACAATTGTTCAGCAAAATTGTGATGCCCTACTTCTTAGAAGTAGCAAAGCAATAATAACTTTACCACAAAAGCACAAAGTCCCCTACATAGCATAATCCTACCTTATTAGAGGTCACTGCTTCACAGGTATTGTAGCAAGTACAGCCTACaactgaaacaaaacagattgtcagaaaaaaattaatccaaGTTAAGTTCCAGTTGTAAACTCATGCAGTTAAGTCTCTTTGGATTTTACGTGTGTACAAAAAAATCCACCATGGATTACAAATGGTCTCTTCATCAAGCCTTGCTGGGAAACATGGTTATCCACATGTACAGAAAGAACCTTGATTCCACTTGGCTTGTTGGAGcattcctttagtcccagcactcttgaggcattggctgaggagaaggcagaggcagaggcagttcatTTGTGAGTTCAATGGTAACTTGTTCAGtgcagccagttccaggacatgctGGGCTATGGAAAAGGTCCCTGTCTCAAGAATCTAAAAGTGAGTtaacaaataaatgatttctGTTTACTATATGTAATCCTGGAAAAAGATAATGCCAAATGTCTCAGAGGCCAAAGTGTAACAAACTCTGATACTATTAGAGCAAAGAATAGCACAAAGATTTGAAGGTTCAGGAGATGccagctttcttctctcccttctttcacAGTGAGTGACAGACCATCACAGAATCCAGCATGTGTATGCTGAGGTTGGTTTGAGGCTTTTTAAAGGTATCATGGCTGAGCTCAGGTAGATCCTGCTTCCTCTTGGTGTGACTCTATGACTTCATGGCTTAAGCTCCTTCAGCTTTCTTGGAGTTGATTTCTCTAGTTCTCTTTGTCTGGTCTTGCCCATGAACCCTAGTTCTGTTGGGCCTACAGAGTATGGCTTTCTGAGCTTTACCCTCTATTTGCTTGGCCATGTTGTCAATAGCCCCTTATCTGGCCACAACACTGGTCCAAGCCTCTTTCCATCCACCAGATCCTGACATTGGATTATGCTCAGAGCAGCTCCATAAAGTAGATTAGaacctttctcttcatttttcctcAAATGGTTTAATGGTGTGCTGATGATCCCTCATCTTTACTGGAACTGATTGCTCCTGATAACTATGGAGTTTGTGGATTTGGTGGCTATGGGAACCTGGAAATGTAGTTTGTAGTTCAGTGAAGGAGTTGAGCAGTTGAGCCGGAAGGTGAACATCTGCCACCagtgtagtcatgtctgcaaGTCTATACTGGAGGCCAACACACTGTTCATGccccaggctcatcctgaccaaTACTGCTGCTTCCCTTTGTGGCATTGTCAGAAGCAAGCTTCTGCCATAGGCTCCCAGCATCAGTGAAGTGCAGGGATGCTGCATGTTGGGGTGTGCtaaagggaggagagatgggtCTTGATTTCCTTTCATGCACTCATAGGCATACAGAGGCAGTGAAAGATTCTTTGTCATCTCATGCAGGTTGTCATTCTCTGTATGTTCCAGGTATGGAGCTTGTGGCAATGCCAGGAATTCTGAAGGTTGTGGATGGGGGCAGTTAATGACTTGCCACAATCAACAAGAGGTGTCCTCATCTGGGAATCCAGGGTGCAGGAGTTGCAGAGTTCTGTTCAGTAGCTGAGGGAGTGTCTGGCTTGAGGTGTCATTGCCAGAGAAGTCTCCCTTTGCACcactgaaaaagagtcaaggaagaagtCAGTACCTGGTAAGTGGGATGCCCTCTCCTTTCAGTGCACCTCTGCACTTAGGCCCCTACAACAGCTGGATGACATTCTTAGGATCTCTGCTTTAGCTGCAGATATTCAGAAACATCAGCCTGAGTGGAGTTACAGTTGTAAACACATTCAGTTCAATCTCTTCAGGTTTTGGGTAGGTACCAATGCATGTTCGCTTACACATGTCCTCTTCATCCAATCATTCTGGGAAACCTGGATATCCACATAGACAGAAAGAGACTTGATTCCATTTTGCTTCTTGGagcattcctttagtctcagcactcttgaggcagggTCAGTACCAGGGAaattgcagaggcagaggcagagtcatAGACATAGTTAAAGGTAGTGGcataggtagaggcaggatgatgtttgtgagttcaaggctcacATGATCAGCATAGTTGGTTCCTGAACATGCAGGGTTAtggagagagaacctgtctcaagaatcTAAAACCAAATTAGCAAATCAATGAGTTATATTTCCTATGTGTTCCCATGTCAAAAGAAATGCCAAATGCCTCTGAGGTCATAGTCTGAGTAACACTAACAGTATTAGGGCCCTGAGTATGCCAAAGTGTTGAAAGTTTAGAGACAGTCCAGGATGGAAATCACCAGCCACATCAGAAATCTGGGACGTATTTGACAAATGGTCTCTGGGGAAAGTAAAGCATTtgttcccagaaaaaaagaaacagttatttGAGAAGTGGGCCTAGAGAACAGGAGGACATATTTGCTATTGCTACTCCAGTAAAAAGATTAATATTTAGATTATTAAGAAttagataaaatacataaatcataaGAAAGCAGGCAACCCAGGTAGTAAAGtacaaagagaaagacagtccTCTCTATTTCATAAAAAGGAGAGTGAGGACATACAAAAGTTCAGATTGATaagcaatcagggaaatgcatagTGAACCTCCTAGATGCCATCCAAGGCCAACTATAAAGAAATGACAGCCACCACTGAGAGAGTTCACAGAAAGGAATATTATGCAATTCTGGGGAGGATAGAAAGATTTCCAGCCTGATTGGATGTCAGTGTGGAGAATCCTCCAAAAGCCAAAACCTGGCCCaccacatatatgatatatacctTTCCAAACAATGAACTCAATATACTAGAAAGGTACTTGCCCATCAGTAGTGACTGCAGCACTGTTTCAAGAGTATATGGGAACCAAGCATGGTGTCCAACAGCATTACCACGGGTGAAGAAAATAGGATGTTCATAGAACGTGAAATCTTTTCAGGGAAAGAAGAAGTTATGTTGTTTGCAGTATGTGGATTCAACTGAGgctcatgagatggctcagtgggtaagaacactggaGTGATTGCAGAGTCCCCAGGCTTGCTTCAGAGAACCTTCTGGTGGCTTTCAATCTCTCTTAATTCCAGACCTCAgaggtctgatggcctcttctggcctctgtgggcctctgtgggcactccaCACATGTGTTCCACAGGAATTCAGGtggacaacaaacaaacacacaaacacaaaataaagtatTAATGGGTGATTTCAAAGATGGATACAACTGGaatcaaagaataaagaaatgaaacccTTCTCAGGAAATTGGTCAAccttgtatattttctctttaaagtgcGTGCTTGATGGTAAATACATGGAATCCTGTATTTCATATAATGAAATTTCAGGAGGAGCTCTGCCCCAGAATAGTAATCATTAAAGGGCTTAAGTGGGTGATTCAAAATGGGAGGAAGTGTGGTAAGAACAGGAGTGTGTTTACTATAACAGTATACACTATAGGGAACATACCAAGTTCAAAAACtagtataatgaaaataaaattcaaggagAAAACTTTTATAACCAGTACAGGTTTTTGCTAATTGCTTTTACCTTAAATAAAAACACTATCAGTGATTTATAGCATATGATGTATTAATGTATCACATATTACTAATTTGTCAACATAAATGAATAATAGCAAAGGTACTAAGAAACCATCAGTCTTCTATATACTTACTCATGGATGATATATCTGACTTTAGCATCTCCAGTCACTTTTGTGTCTTCAAATATTTACAAGTATAGAAACTATTTCTgaccatttttataaatattcttgGATCTACACATTAACCTCCTTAACTCCATTAGTTACCTACATATGTACACATTCACCCAAGTCTTTAAGTccaatgtttatatgtatatgtgtatctgtatttCACCTTGTATGTGTTGAATAGCACTGTGTTCCAAAGTCTAGGCCAGCCCTTACATGACATAGCCATAATATCTAGAAAATTCcatatccttctgcctctgaaggAAGAGCTGCGGTTTTCTCAGAGAGGTGTACTTGGCGGCATTATCTCTCTCCTGTTGAGCCCGCCTCTTCATGGcctccttctctgtcctctgctcttctgtgatgggCTTTGAGATGACTGGCCCTGGAATGTGGACTTTCCTCCTTGGAATTGGTTGGCAGTTGAAGTCTTATTGGATTTGAGGTTTGGTAGGTAATGGGTACTTGTTCTTGCCAGCAGAGCAACATTCAAGGAGTTGATAGAGAGGCTGCCATTAAATCCAAGTCATTATTCTCTGTTTGTTCTAAGATTGGagcaggaggcaagggcaggaattctgaaggactgtctatGTGGGCAGTTAATGACCAGTCCCCATGGACAGGTGGTGACTTCTGAACATCCTGCATGCAGGAATTGCAGAGGTCTGGACTCTGCAGCAGACAGAGTGTCTGGCCTGCAGCTGTCAATTCCAGGGCCATCTCCATTTTCACcactgaaaaagagtcaaggaagaagtCAGTGCCTGGTAAGTGAGGTGCTCCCCACTTTTCAGTGCTCCTCAGTACTCAGACCCCTACAGCAGTGGGGAAGGCATTCCTGTGAGCTCTGCTTGAGTAGCACAGGCAGCACCTCTGTTGGGAGACTTGTGACCACTCTCTTATTTCTAGTAACCATGTGATATCATGATTTCTCAGATGTTTATGTTTTCCTCGGTGTTTGTGTGTCATGTGCATGCTTAGAGATCATGGGGAGGTGACAGAATTCCCTTGGGGTGtggtcctccctttcctttccctttatcTTTGAAAGAGTGACCCTcacccggtggtggtggcacactcctttaatcccagcactcaggaggtagaggcaggcagatctctgtgagtttgagaccagcctgggctaccaagtgagttccaggaaaggcacaaagctacacagagaaaccctgtctcaaaaaaccaaaaaaaaaaggaaaagaaaaagaaaaagaaagaaagaaagaaagaaagaaagaaagaaagaaagaaagaaagaaagaaagaaagaaagaaagaaagaaagaaagagtgaccCTCATTTCTGTGGATGTTTGCTATCAGGTAGGTTGTCTGGTCCATAATTTTCAAGAACTTGCTCGTGTCTTCCAACTCTTGGCATTACTCAAATTCCCCCTCTTGCCTGACTTTCTAAATTGGTTCAGGTGTCCAAACCCAGTTCCTCACTCCTGCAAGGCAATCTTTTCAACAACCCTGAATTTCCTTTACCTCCACATTTCACAGTCTTGTTATTAGTGATGTGAAAATTGATTTAAGAAGGTGAAATGTTTAGCTTGGGTTATCTTTGTAGTTTAGAACATATCCTAGTGATCATGAATTTCCTTGGCTCACCTCTAAATAACATtcaaaagagaagacagagagagggagatggagagggagaggggggagggagggagagagaaagagagagagagagagagagagagagagagagagagagagagagagagagagagaaaggaggggcatGGTGAGTggtagagggagaagagagagaaaatatttgcccAACTTAGCAATTGTACACTggagacagagagcaagagagagagagagagagagagagagagagagagagagagagagagagagagagagagagagagagagagaagtgagacaagagagagagaaaagctttgCCCAACTTAGCTGATGTACTCTGGTACACCGGGTATACTGGACTCTAATGCACTTATGCTTGTAAGAGAATGGCAGAGCCAGCACTTGGAATCTACAAGTAATACTTCTTCTAGGACAGATTTGGAGTTGCACTGCTCTAGAGTCAGAATTCAGCACAGAGAAAATAAAGTGTTACCAAAGAGAAAGGCCTTGGTGTCCTCTACGGCCCTGAGGAATAGATTAGGAAGGAGGTGATTGCTGTGTAATGGTGCATGGGACTGATTAGCTAGGTCAGTgacgtgtgtgtctgtggtggtgtTCTTGGACATGTCTTAATGGAGGATCGATGCCACTCATTGCCCTGCATTGTCAGTCATTATAGAGACTGAAGATGGGGATGGTGAGCCTGGGCAAGGCTGAGCTCTCAGGACTCCCATTGTTCCTCCCTGAGGACATCCACTCCTGAAAGTTTGAGCTGTGTCTGCTTTGAGTgctgatctcagtcctccctccTGGCTCTACTCACCTTGAAGACTGGTGTCTGGCATTTCTTGAGCAGGTGTGGGATAGTAGatggcagaggtggagaagggTGTTTGGACATTCATTGACTGAATCTCCTTTGGCATCATCACCATCTCTGGTAGCAGGGCAGAGGCCTGACCTCCAGAGTAGGACATAGAACCATACGACTGCAGAAACTGCCTGAGTTCTCCAGGCATCAGAGGGCCCAGGCTGTATTCTTCCTGGTAGGAAGGTGCCAGGCTGTATCCTTCATTTGGCAACTGTGGTGGTGTGGCCTGAACAAGGCTGGCAGACAATGTTGGATAGGAGAGGACTAAGGCATTGTCATCTAAAATATTTTCACCCTGGGCTGTCCTAGACAAGGAGGAGAATGTGATATTCTGGTCAATGACAGTTACAGTGAAGTCCTGGAGTGCAGCTTCCCTCCAGTCAGTGTTTCCCGTGGGATCCCACTGGAGAATTCCTGGATAGGAGAGTGCTGAGGCAGAGCTCTGGTCCTGATCAGTCAGCACAGTCACCATGGTTTTGCCAGGAGGTAAATATGGGTAGGCACTGTCTATGAGCTGCTGGAAACAAGTGCTGGAGTCTGATGACAGGAGCCATGCTGCACTCACAGCTGGGGTGGAGACCCTGGAGAAGTTGCACACACTTCCTACTAAGGGCGTGGTATTCCCTAGCACATGTGCAGAGGGTTGCAGAGcacattctgtctcaaagaaaggtgcactttggaaattttctgtaggaagtaagaggaaaatgggaagaatgTTGAGAAGTCCTTCTAGTTTCCTGTGAGGAGCTGTGTTATCATCAGTTTGTACCATCTGAGAAAGTCTGAGATCTATTTTCCCTCACAAATCCCAAACAAATCATTCAGAATGGTTCTTGGTAATGGATAGGATGACACTCATTTGATGAGCTGCCTATTCTTCCTATGTGGACCTGGACTTTCTAATTGATCCATGATGACCCTTGCTGTGACCTAGACAATACCTATCTTTGCTCtgctttgtcttgttctgattCCTGCTGTGGCACTGCCTTACACCTGTGTCCCAGAACAGAAATGTTTAAAGAAGGAGAACCTTAGACAGCTTATCGTGCCTGTGCCTTTGTCCTGCTGTGTGCAAATCTTCCtctatgtagagagagagagagagagagagagagagagagagagagagagagagagaga
The nucleotide sequence above comes from Peromyscus maniculatus bairdii isolate BWxNUB_F1_BW_parent chromosome 1, HU_Pman_BW_mat_3.1, whole genome shotgun sequence. Encoded proteins:
- the LOC121826216 gene encoding uncharacterized protein C2orf78 homolog, producing MAENFQSAPFFETECALQPSAHVLGNTTPLVGSVCNFSRVSTPAVSAAWLLSSDSSTCFQQLIDSAYPYLPPGKTMVTVLTDQDQSSASALSYPGILQWDPTGNTDWREAALQDFTVTVIDQNITFSSLSRTAQGENILDDNALVLSYPTLSASLVQATPPQLPNEGYSLAPSYQEEYSLGPLMPGELRQFLQSYGSMSYSGGQASALLPEMVMMPKEIQSMNVQTPFSTSAIYYPTPAQEMPDTSLQVVKMEMALELTAAGQTLCLLQSPDLCNSCMQDVQKSPPVHGDWSLTAHIDSPSEFLPLPPAPILEQTENNDLDLMAASLSTP